From one Candidatus Methanoplasma termitum genomic stretch:
- the pyrB gene encoding aspartate carbamoyltransferase → MDFYDKDLVSIRDLTKEQINYLLDQSEKMIPYAKGEKVKKVLDGKVLGNLFFEPSTRTKLSFESAAGRLGCTVIDVSEMSMTSMSKGETLADTIKMVDGYCDVIVLRHPHEGAARLAAKFSENPVINAGDGAGSHPTQTLLDLFTMRSAKGSLEGLNIVLVGDLKYGRTVHSLAEALTMFGAKLTLVAPESLQMPKDIYNHIVEKGCKPVKTAVLEDVIDQADVLYVTRIQKERFPDPAEYQKVAGTYRIGNAILREAKSDMIVMHPLPRLDEILPEVDDTQHAKYFEQAFNGVPVRMALLCAILGGDING, encoded by the coding sequence ATGGACTTCTACGACAAAGACCTTGTTTCCATACGCGACCTCACAAAAGAGCAGATAAATTATCTGCTGGACCAATCTGAGAAGATGATCCCCTATGCAAAGGGAGAAAAGGTGAAGAAGGTGTTGGACGGCAAGGTTCTCGGCAACCTGTTCTTTGAACCTTCGACCAGAACAAAATTATCATTCGAGAGCGCGGCCGGAAGGCTCGGATGCACCGTGATAGATGTTTCCGAGATGTCCATGACCTCCATGTCAAAGGGGGAAACGCTTGCGGACACGATAAAAATGGTGGACGGATACTGCGATGTGATTGTCCTCAGGCACCCTCACGAGGGGGCCGCCAGACTTGCCGCGAAATTCTCCGAGAACCCCGTGATCAATGCCGGGGACGGAGCAGGTTCGCACCCGACGCAGACCCTGCTGGACCTTTTTACGATGAGGTCGGCGAAAGGATCGTTGGAAGGTCTGAATATTGTGTTGGTCGGGGATCTGAAATACGGCCGCACGGTCCATTCGCTCGCCGAAGCGCTCACTATGTTCGGTGCGAAACTGACACTGGTCGCGCCCGAATCTCTGCAGATGCCCAAGGACATCTACAACCACATTGTGGAAAAGGGCTGCAAACCTGTTAAGACAGCAGTTCTGGAGGATGTGATTGACCAAGCCGACGTGCTTTATGTCACGAGGATCCAGAAAGAAAGGTTCCCCGATCCCGCAGAGTACCAAAAGGTGGCTGGAACATACAGAATAGGGAACGCCATACTCCGCGAGGCTAAGAGCGACATGATCGTCATGCACCCCCTGCCGAGACTGGATGAGATCCTTCCGGAAGTAGATGACACGCAGCACGCGAAAT